In Ferroplasma sp., a single window of DNA contains:
- a CDS encoding NADH-quinone oxidoreductase subunit C has protein sequence MYKIISEETDKSGMKVLNIDKADLIELMEDYRNRRYYLSSITGVDMKDHIDVIYHIHNFDKNDYICVKISTSDEKVPSIANIWKAAVVDEREQYDLMGIIFEGHENLRRILLPDEWVGHPLRKDYDLNKVQYISMDRDGNEHVSFDDKEGW, from the coding sequence ATGTATAAAATTATATCTGAGGAAACCGATAAATCAGGGATGAAAGTCTTAAACATAGATAAAGCTGACTTAATAGAACTCATGGAAGATTACAGGAACAGGAGATATTACCTCTCATCAATAACCGGTGTAGACATGAAAGACCACATTGATGTTATCTATCATATTCATAATTTTGACAAAAACGATTACATATGCGTGAAAATATCTACTAGTGATGAAAAGGTACCATCCATAGCAAATATCTGGAAGGCTGCAGTGGTAGATGAAAGGGAACAGTATGATCTTATGGGAATTATATTTGAAGGACATGAGAATCTCAGGCGTATACTGCTTCCAGATGAATGGGTTGGCCATCCTCTTAGAAAGGATTACGATTTGAACAAGGTACAATATATAAGCATGGACAGAGATGGAAATGAGCATGTAAGCTTCGATGATAAAGAGGGTTGGTAA
- the gatD gene encoding Glu-tRNA(Gln) amidotransferase subunit GatD translates to MLTGQKVDFSYKGAEYTGTFISSSDEAITVKLGSGYNITLNIDSFKVIKEYPPEFRENNSEREINSKCGKDGICILTTGGTIGSSVDYKTGAVKPVKDISYLYNFVNNIDTFKLYHENIENMLSENVDAGKWLTFARKARDAMKKGNSVIIFHGTDTMQYSASALSFMFEEQTSPIIFTGSQRSSDRPSSDAFLNIEGSIHFASMEMGEIGISMHSGTSDDSVSLYRGTRTRKMHTSSRDAFISIGESPMAIYSNGKVSQESNIKKPSENIVLKDRLDENAGLVYFYPGMRGEDFYNLSYNKKAVIIMGTGLGHVSSEILDVIKKLSRETAFFMTSQCIYGNVNMNVYSTGRDLLHAGVIPLGNMLAETALVKAMFILGNYPDDLNKLMKTNMRGELEEIIR, encoded by the coding sequence ATGTTAACAGGCCAGAAAGTAGATTTTTCTTATAAAGGGGCAGAATACACTGGAACTTTCATAAGCTCCTCTGATGAAGCAATAACAGTAAAACTGGGCAGCGGCTATAATATAACACTGAATATAGATTCATTTAAAGTCATAAAGGAATACCCGCCTGAATTCCGGGAAAATAATTCCGAGAGAGAAATAAACAGCAAATGTGGCAAAGATGGCATATGTATACTTACAACAGGTGGGACAATAGGCAGCTCAGTGGACTATAAAACAGGAGCTGTTAAGCCCGTCAAGGATATATCATACCTGTATAATTTTGTTAACAATATAGATACATTTAAACTTTACCATGAAAACATTGAAAATATGCTTAGCGAAAATGTAGATGCAGGCAAATGGTTAACCTTTGCAAGGAAGGCCAGGGATGCCATGAAAAAAGGCAATTCTGTAATAATATTCCATGGAACCGACACAATGCAGTATTCTGCTTCAGCACTGTCCTTCATGTTTGAGGAACAGACAAGCCCGATAATATTTACCGGGAGTCAGAGAAGCTCTGACCGCCCAAGCAGTGATGCCTTCCTTAACATAGAGGGGTCCATCCACTTTGCCTCCATGGAGATGGGTGAGATTGGCATATCAATGCACAGTGGAACATCTGACGATTCGGTCTCGCTTTACCGTGGAACCCGCACAAGGAAAATGCACACAAGTAGCAGGGATGCTTTTATATCCATAGGCGAATCCCCAATGGCCATATATTCAAATGGAAAAGTTTCGCAGGAAAGTAATATAAAAAAACCATCGGAAAATATTGTTTTAAAGGACCGGCTTGATGAAAACGCTGGCCTGGTATATTTCTATCCCGGTATGAGAGGTGAGGATTTTTACAATCTATCATATAATAAGAAAGCGGTAATAATAATGGGGACAGGCCTGGGCCATGTATCGTCAGAGATTCTGGATGTAATAAAAAAATTATCGAGGGAAACTGCCTTTTTTATGACCTCACAGTGCATATACGGGAATGTTAATATGAATGTTTATTCAACCGGGCGTGACCTCCTTCATGCCGGTGTAATTCCACTTGGCAACATGCTGGCAGAGACTGCACTGGTGAAGGCAATGTTCATACTGGGCAATTATCCTGATGACCTCAATAAATTGATGAAAACGAATATGAGAGGAGAACTTGAGGAAATTATTAGGTGA
- the ndhC gene encoding NADH-quinone oxidoreductase subunit A translates to MILGYASMAITITILVLALYLVFKILPTVGAGRYKNGGIKFNREEILKNLSLENNPPAKDDSYLKPYESGEVAKEYAEGHITVQYYVIIFLFILFDIDMLLLLPWAFDFYALGVIPFMETIVFLAMPLFAVFYAYRKGYMRWMK, encoded by the coding sequence ATGATATTAGGATACGCTTCGATGGCAATTACGATAACTATTCTGGTTCTTGCGTTATACCTTGTATTCAAGATACTTCCGACTGTGGGTGCTGGCCGTTATAAAAATGGTGGTATAAAATTTAACAGGGAAGAAATATTAAAAAATCTTTCACTGGAAAATAATCCGCCTGCAAAGGATGATTCTTATCTCAAGCCATATGAGAGTGGAGAGGTTGCAAAAGAATATGCAGAAGGTCATATTACCGTACAGTATTATGTCATAATATTCCTTTTCATACTGTTTGATATAGACATGTTATTATTGCTTCCATGGGCCTTTGATTTCTATGCACTTGGGGTTATACCATTCATGGAAACTATTGTTTTCCTTGCCATGCCCCTATTTGCTGTATTTTATGCATATAGAAAAGGCTATATGAGGTGGATGAAATGA
- a CDS encoding TIGR04190 family B12-binding domain/radical SAM domain protein, protein MKTEVALVHAPSIYDFRTRDIKLGPISDVIPSTPVFEMYPIGFVSMLSSLIKEGYNARICNVAAMMVSSDKFDPVKYLKDVESDIFGIDLHWLPHVNGALKIARIIKDLHQNSKVLLGGFSATYFAEDIMKNYEYIDFILSGDLQENNIVKLAETMENSHDINNVPNLIHRDGGRIVHNQRGKSSIDDVFLNYGVLMKNALKYHDIKGHLPYASWLENTEAMTVIEHGCSFNCAFCGGSNFAYRNNYNDTSPVYRKPEIIAEEISLVQDILGSPVFITGDINRAGEKFYSSLFREMKNRKIDLPLLTEFFVPPEKHYLDELGRNFPDFTVEISPESSNETIRNKNGRPYDNKSLENFVENSITAGSKKIDVYFTIGLSGQTAEDVNVDLDYSEGLMKRFTNNKEKLYTFISPLTPFIDPGSLIYEHPEDYGFTITARTISDYFNLLENGKIWTDFLNYYTKWMNVEQIAKATYESEIRMIRIRQSLGLLAGQDAEEIVKNITGYMHGDNYISNENRSSHLSYIEKDVEWSYKHKLTKKSFLISLYRSYNDVKKKL, encoded by the coding sequence ATGAAAACAGAAGTTGCACTGGTACATGCTCCGAGCATATACGATTTCAGGACCAGGGATATTAAACTCGGGCCAATAAGCGATGTTATCCCATCAACACCAGTATTTGAAATGTACCCTATCGGATTCGTAAGCATGCTCAGTTCGTTAATAAAGGAGGGCTACAATGCCAGGATATGCAATGTTGCCGCCATGATGGTATCATCAGACAAATTTGATCCTGTGAAATATTTAAAGGATGTGGAATCTGATATTTTTGGCATTGACCTTCACTGGCTTCCCCACGTTAACGGGGCTCTGAAGATTGCCCGGATTATAAAAGACCTGCACCAGAATTCAAAGGTATTGCTAGGCGGATTTTCTGCCACCTATTTTGCTGAAGATATAATGAAGAATTATGAATATATAGATTTCATACTTTCAGGAGATTTGCAGGAGAACAATATAGTTAAACTGGCTGAGACAATGGAAAATTCACATGATATCAATAATGTCCCAAATTTGATCCACAGGGACGGAGGTAGAATAGTACATAATCAGCGTGGAAAATCATCCATTGATGATGTATTTCTAAACTACGGGGTACTGATGAAAAATGCATTAAAATATCATGATATTAAGGGCCATTTACCATATGCTTCATGGCTTGAAAATACTGAGGCGATGACTGTGATAGAGCATGGCTGCAGTTTCAACTGCGCGTTCTGCGGGGGTTCAAATTTTGCCTATAGAAATAATTACAATGATACATCCCCTGTATATAGAAAACCAGAAATTATAGCGGAAGAGATATCTCTTGTCCAGGATATACTGGGCAGCCCTGTATTTATTACAGGAGATATAAACCGTGCCGGAGAAAAATTTTATTCCTCTCTGTTCCGGGAAATGAAAAACAGAAAAATAGACCTGCCACTATTAACCGAATTTTTTGTACCGCCAGAAAAACATTATCTGGATGAACTGGGAAGGAATTTTCCAGATTTTACTGTGGAAATTTCACCAGAATCCTCCAATGAGACAATAAGGAATAAGAATGGGAGACCTTACGATAATAAAAGCCTGGAAAATTTTGTAGAAAACTCCATTACAGCTGGATCCAAGAAGATAGATGTTTATTTCACCATAGGATTGAGTGGGCAAACCGCCGAGGATGTGAATGTAGACCTGGATTACAGCGAGGGGCTTATGAAGAGATTCACAAATAATAAGGAGAAACTTTACACATTTATATCCCCGCTTACCCCTTTCATAGACCCCGGTTCTTTGATATATGAGCATCCAGAGGATTATGGCTTTACAATTACCGCAAGAACAATTAGCGATTATTTCAACCTTCTTGAAAATGGGAAGATATGGACTGATTTTTTGAATTATTATACAAAGTGGATGAATGTAGAACAGATTGCAAAGGCAACTTATGAATCTGAAATACGCATGATCAGGATAAGGCAGTCATTAGGCTTACTGGCAGGACAGGATGCAGAAGAGATAGTAAAGAACATAACCGGGTATATGCATGGAGATAATTATATTTCTAATGAAAACAGAAGTAGTCATCTATCATATATTGAAAAAGATGTTGAATGGTCTTATAAACATAAGCTCACAAAGAAATCGTTTTTGATATCCCTCTACAGATCATACAATGACGTGAAGAAAAAACTTTAA
- a CDS encoding NADH-quinone oxidoreductase subunit B — protein MKTGDMGVKTTTLEKALEWGRSNSLWPLTMGLACCAIEMMATQAADVDVARFGSEIFRNSPRQSDLMIVAGTTTKRMAPRVKRIYEEMPYPKYVIAMGVCVIQGGPYVDGYSVVMGVDKVIPVDVYVPGCPPSPQALTYGLITLQKKIRNETDR, from the coding sequence ATGAAAACTGGTGATATGGGTGTAAAAACAACCACACTGGAGAAAGCCCTTGAATGGGGCAGGTCCAATTCCCTGTGGCCACTTACTATGGGTCTTGCATGCTGTGCCATTGAAATGATGGCTACACAGGCCGCTGACGTTGATGTTGCAAGATTTGGTAGTGAGATATTTAGAAATTCTCCAAGGCAATCAGATCTCATGATCGTAGCTGGAACTACTACAAAAAGAATGGCACCTAGGGTTAAGAGAATATACGAAGAGATGCCCTATCCCAAATATGTTATCGCGATGGGAGTTTGTGTAATTCAGGGCGGTCCATACGTTGATGGATATTCTGTAGTCATGGGTGTTGATAAGGTTATCCCAGTTGATGTTTATGTACCTGGATGCCCTCCATCACCTCAGGCACTTACTTATGGGCTGATTACCCTTCAGAAGAAAATCAGAAATGAGACAGATAGGTGA
- the gatE gene encoding Glu-tRNA(Gln) amidotransferase subunit GatE → MKIGLEIHFQLKGNKLFCSCSTEGTDSSSTFQRKLTPVMGEMGVVDNAVEYENIRNREFLYRISSNSCLVERDEEPPHAVNTDALNTAMAISKALNCKILDYASFMRKIVIDGSNTSGFQRTGIIGMDGYIQTSRGPVRISTITLEEDACRKISEKHGRAEYSLDRLGIPLIEISTEPDIVDPDHALETAKAIGHFVMSMNNFRGEVDSIRQDVNFSMGFGRVEIKGVSKLSFIKETLDYEIKRQESLGEISGIFHGEPPEIGNFIDITDIFKNTESSMVKKAIIAGKSVMCARLPGCNHLMKYGNYRLGRELADVAKNMGIGGLMHSDEFPAYGLSEEELNKIYSAAVKRDEDAVIVVIADRGSIESLSPLLRERMNKIIKLDLAETRAATANGETRYLRPLAGKERMYPETDIPLIRITEDMLDSIKGRVPKSLDEIKKELIEKFKLSSVEAESIINNNLLSLFTSISEGFKNPSLLSRILLQVIPEYEKKRGKKLTQEEMREILGVSISGGNTYRRDDAIKSIIGIARSRGWDRNTLELALSLYILNSIPVSELEKRPELVPLNEDDIRGIINELREEGQLNEKNLIVMFRKKTDHSFDPRLVMKIYGEMKRYDKM, encoded by the coding sequence ATGAAGATAGGCTTAGAAATACATTTTCAACTTAAGGGAAATAAACTGTTCTGTTCATGCAGCACCGAGGGAACCGATTCCAGCTCTACATTCCAGAGAAAACTCACCCCTGTTATGGGCGAGATGGGGGTGGTTGATAATGCGGTTGAATACGAAAATATAAGAAACAGGGAATTCCTGTACCGGATCAGCTCCAATTCCTGCCTGGTGGAGAGGGATGAGGAACCTCCACATGCAGTTAACACTGATGCGCTCAATACTGCTATGGCCATATCAAAGGCTTTGAATTGCAAAATTCTTGATTACGCCTCATTCATGAGGAAAATTGTTATAGACGGGTCCAACACATCTGGGTTCCAGAGGACCGGGATCATAGGAATGGACGGTTATATCCAGACATCAAGGGGTCCAGTTAGGATATCCACCATAACCCTGGAAGAGGACGCGTGCAGAAAGATATCAGAAAAGCATGGGCGTGCCGAATACTCCCTGGACAGGCTTGGCATACCTCTTATAGAAATCTCCACTGAGCCGGATATAGTTGATCCAGACCACGCTCTTGAAACTGCCAAGGCAATAGGGCATTTCGTCATGTCCATGAACAACTTTCGTGGTGAGGTTGATTCAATAAGGCAGGATGTTAACTTTTCAATGGGATTCGGCAGGGTGGAAATCAAGGGAGTATCAAAGCTTTCTTTTATAAAGGAGACGCTGGATTATGAAATCAAAAGGCAGGAGTCCCTCGGGGAAATCTCAGGTATATTCCACGGGGAACCACCTGAAATTGGGAATTTTATAGATATAACGGATATATTTAAAAACACAGAATCCTCAATGGTTAAAAAGGCCATAATTGCTGGCAAATCCGTTATGTGTGCAAGGTTGCCTGGATGCAACCATCTGATGAAATATGGCAATTACAGACTGGGTAGAGAACTAGCTGACGTGGCTAAAAACATGGGTATTGGGGGATTAATGCATTCTGATGAATTTCCGGCCTATGGACTTTCGGAGGAAGAATTGAATAAAATCTATTCGGCCGCTGTAAAAAGGGATGAAGACGCTGTGATAGTTGTTATTGCAGACAGGGGTTCAATTGAATCTCTCAGTCCACTCTTGAGGGAACGCATGAATAAAATTATAAAATTAGACCTGGCAGAGACACGTGCAGCAACAGCCAACGGTGAAACCCGGTATTTGAGGCCACTTGCTGGCAAAGAGAGAATGTACCCTGAAACAGATATACCCTTAATACGGATTACAGAGGATATGCTGGATAGCATTAAAGGCAGGGTGCCAAAATCACTGGATGAGATTAAGAAGGAACTTATAGAAAAATTCAAACTCTCCTCTGTGGAGGCAGAATCAATAATTAATAATAATCTTCTATCCCTTTTCACGTCCATTTCAGAAGGATTCAAAAATCCGTCTCTTCTTTCCAGAATACTGCTTCAGGTTATACCGGAATATGAAAAAAAACGTGGTAAAAAACTTACCCAGGAAGAGATGCGTGAGATCCTTGGTGTTTCAATTTCCGGTGGCAATACATACAGGAGGGATGATGCTATAAAGAGTATAATTGGGATTGCGAGGAGCAGGGGCTGGGATAGGAATACACTGGAACTCGCCCTTTCTTTATACATTCTTAATAGCATTCCTGTCTCAGAGCTGGAGAAACGTCCTGAGCTTGTACCGCTGAATGAAGACGATATCAGGGGAATTATAAATGAACTAAGGGAAGAAGGGCAATTAAATGAAAAAAACCTTATAGTTATGTTTAGAAAAAAAACAGACCATTCCTTTGATCCAAGACTTGTAATGAAAATATACGGGGAAATGAAAAGGTATGATAAAATGTAG
- a CDS encoding NADH-quinone oxidoreductase subunit D, whose translation MSHWIELNIGPVHPSTHGIYRFRVKLNEETVEDVDITIGYLHRNAEKICELNYFVNNTIYFDRMDYIDAMNMELGYLRAVEALTDMEVPERAQWIRMIMAELSRIAARMVGIGALGLDVGMLTPFFHTFHEREKIQRIFVEASGGRQEVNYMSIGGVYQDFNDKIIEEIREFISEFKGKLEEIVKMFTDSEIFWQRNVGTGILEPDIALDYGVTGPMLRASGIPYDVRKDSPYLFYDKVNFDVPIARTKDNMGRFLVKVEELRQSIRIIEQCLAKLPDGPYFNPKTKKSAMLLLKGQGDVFTRVESESGEFGVFIRGDGGVKPYRVHARSPSFKNLAVVPIMTRGSLIADLIITIASVDAVAGEVDR comes from the coding sequence ATGTCCCACTGGATAGAACTGAATATAGGGCCTGTTCACCCGTCCACGCACGGGATTTATAGATTCAGGGTCAAACTGAACGAAGAAACCGTGGAGGATGTTGATATAACAATAGGATACCTGCACAGAAACGCAGAGAAAATATGTGAATTGAATTATTTTGTAAACAACACAATTTACTTCGATCGAATGGATTATATTGACGCCATGAACATGGAACTGGGTTACCTGAGGGCTGTGGAAGCACTCACTGATATGGAGGTTCCTGAGCGCGCCCAGTGGATAAGAATGATCATGGCCGAATTAAGCAGGATTGCCGCAAGAATGGTCGGTATAGGGGCCCTGGGGCTGGATGTTGGCATGCTCACACCATTTTTCCACACATTCCATGAGCGGGAAAAAATACAGAGGATATTTGTTGAAGCCTCCGGTGGAAGGCAGGAAGTTAATTACATGAGCATTGGCGGTGTTTATCAGGATTTTAATGATAAAATTATTGAGGAAATCAGGGAATTTATTTCTGAATTTAAAGGGAAACTGGAAGAAATAGTAAAGATGTTTACTGACAGTGAAATATTCTGGCAGAGGAATGTTGGAACAGGTATACTGGAGCCGGACATAGCACTTGATTATGGAGTAACCGGCCCCATGCTTAGGGCATCTGGAATTCCCTACGATGTAAGGAAGGATTCTCCATATTTGTTTTATGATAAAGTTAACTTTGATGTTCCTATTGCGAGGACAAAGGATAATATGGGCAGATTCCTCGTAAAAGTGGAAGAACTAAGGCAATCAATAAGGATAATAGAGCAGTGCCTTGCCAAATTGCCTGATGGCCCATATTTCAATCCTAAAACTAAGAAATCTGCCATGCTACTTCTCAAGGGACAGGGGGATGTATTTACAAGGGTGGAGTCAGAGAGTGGGGAATTCGGAGTGTTCATACGTGGAGACGGCGGGGTAAAACCATATAGAGTTCATGCCAGAAGCCCCTCTTTTAAAAATCTTGCAGTTGTTCCCATCATGACAAGGGGGTCGCTTATAGCAGACCTTATCATCACTATTGCATCTGTTGATGCCGTGGCAGGGGAGGTGGATAGATGA
- a CDS encoding DUF981 family protein: MGFVDPLAAMLLSLGISAALIAAYFYMAAQGKDLKELVIPSFAFGFFDFASGFRMSQFWPFPGPLSAYNMLFGDPLMILGLLLMAGSLMIYKQQNLRSISIPGAMLGIYLFIEAAAMVNFKLETGDQLISALGLYVISGISAVYSLILFAKPDNGKKYLYYIAFILLALTALIALFIGYVAIYQHLQAPP; the protein is encoded by the coding sequence ATGGGATTTGTTGATCCATTGGCTGCAATGCTATTAAGTTTAGGAATCAGTGCCGCCCTGATTGCTGCCTATTTCTATATGGCCGCACAGGGAAAAGATTTAAAGGAGCTTGTCATCCCGAGTTTCGCTTTCGGATTTTTTGATTTCGCATCCGGTTTCAGGATGTCACAGTTCTGGCCTTTTCCAGGTCCGCTAAGTGCGTACAACATGCTTTTCGGGGACCCATTAATGATACTCGGATTATTATTGATGGCTGGTTCACTTATGATATACAAGCAGCAAAACCTCAGATCGATATCTATTCCTGGAGCAATGCTGGGGATTTATCTGTTTATTGAGGCTGCCGCAATGGTTAATTTCAAGCTTGAAACAGGAGATCAGCTCATAAGCGCACTGGGATTATATGTTATTAGCGGAATATCTGCAGTGTATTCATTGATATTATTTGCGAAACCGGATAATGGAAAGAAGTATCTTTATTATATAGCATTCATACTTCTGGCACTTACAGCCCTGATAGCGCTGTTTATAGGTTATGTTGCAATATACCAGCACTTACAGGCTCCACCATAA
- a CDS encoding acyl-CoA dehydrogenase family protein, translated as MLSENEMDVLKYVRELAENKIKPRAREIDEKMEVPEDIIQAMRDMGLFASYIPEKYGGYGLSFPFLVEAIETISEACPSTALVLDGALTLFAEPLIMFGSESLNNKYLTEIAKGAVGGLAITEPGSGSDAASISAHAEKCSGGYKINGTKTFISNGRLAKFFVMDASTDKSKGYKGITTFVVDANAPGLEISRDIHKMGIRGSSTVELNFHDVVVPESNIVGEYNKGFSVIMDTLDAGRIGIAAQALGIAKSAFREALEYINTRKQFNRKIIDFQGIQFMIAEIESRIKASELLIREAAEKWQRHEDTVELSSIAKMFASDTAVYVTERSLQLFGGYGYTTDFNAERHMRDAKITQIYEGTNEIQKIIISREIMKNL; from the coding sequence ATGCTAAGCGAGAATGAAATGGATGTTTTAAAATATGTCAGGGAACTTGCAGAGAACAAAATAAAACCAAGGGCCCGGGAAATAGACGAAAAGATGGAAGTGCCTGAGGATATTATACAGGCAATGAGGGATATGGGTCTCTTCGCCTCATATATACCTGAAAAATACGGTGGTTACGGTTTAAGCTTTCCATTCCTTGTTGAGGCAATAGAAACAATATCAGAGGCGTGTCCCAGCACCGCTCTCGTACTTGATGGCGCACTTACACTTTTTGCCGAACCACTTATAATGTTCGGCAGTGAATCACTGAACAATAAATATCTTACAGAGATTGCAAAAGGGGCCGTAGGAGGACTTGCCATTACCGAACCTGGATCAGGCAGTGATGCTGCCTCTATTTCAGCACACGCCGAAAAATGTTCGGGCGGTTATAAAATCAACGGGACGAAAACTTTTATTTCAAACGGCAGGCTGGCAAAATTTTTTGTAATGGACGCATCAACAGACAAATCTAAGGGTTATAAGGGAATCACCACATTCGTTGTTGACGCCAATGCTCCTGGTCTTGAAATAAGCAGGGATATACATAAAATGGGAATAAGGGGATCCAGTACGGTTGAATTGAATTTTCACGATGTTGTTGTTCCAGAGTCAAATATTGTTGGTGAATACAATAAAGGTTTTTCAGTAATAATGGACACACTGGATGCTGGAAGGATAGGAATAGCGGCACAGGCACTTGGAATTGCAAAATCTGCTTTCCGGGAGGCCCTTGAATACATAAATACAAGAAAGCAGTTCAACAGAAAAATTATAGATTTTCAGGGAATCCAGTTTATGATAGCGGAAATAGAATCCAGAATAAAAGCTTCAGAACTACTTATAAGGGAAGCAGCAGAAAAATGGCAGAGGCATGAAGACACAGTTGAGCTATCATCAATCGCTAAGATGTTTGCATCAGATACGGCAGTATACGTAACAGAGAGATCGTTGCAGCTCTTTGGTGGATACGGCTATACCACAGACTTCAACGCTGAAAGGCATATGCGGGATGCAAAAATTACACAGATTTATGAGGGAACCAATGAAATCCAGAAAATTATAATATCCCGTGAAATTATGAAAAACCTATAA